AGCCGCACGGCATCCTCCACCGCTTTGCGGGAAACCTGGCCGGTAACCGTGAAAATCAATTTGATGGAAGTATAAACGGTGGGCGGCGAGGGAGCGCGCTCGGCTTCCGCGCGGACCTCCAGCGCGGTAAACGGTTCGCGCTTCTTGCGCAGAATGCTGACCACATCAGTGGCCGTGCAGGAGCACAGCGCGGACAGCACCAGTTCCATGGGGCCGGGGGCGGTGTTGCTCTGGCGGTCAGAGTCAATGACCACGGCGTGCCCGCTGGAACCGGCGACCACGAAGCGCTCGCCGTCAAGCCACTTGGCTTTGGCTTCTACTACCTTGGCTTCTACCAATTGACGCTTCTCCTTTAAGCCACAAGGATATCAATCGTTTGCCGGTTCGAGTTTAAGTATTTCAGGCCTCCCCCGCGCCTGCGGTTGACAGATGCAGAGCATCGCCAGTCTTTATGACGACGGCGTCACGAACGGCGCCCGGTCGCCGGGACCGCGAAAAAAGTTTCAAAAAGATGGAAGAAATCGTCCAATCCGTGCAATGGAAAGCAGGGACCTACAGTGGGGTCCGGAACAGAGCGCAAGCGCCGAGCACAGGCATGGCAGAAACGCCCAGGGACGACCAGGAGTTGCTGCGGCAGCTCGCCAAAGGAAATGAAGCTGCGTTCCGCGAGATGTACGAGCGGTATCAGGGACGCATCTTCCGCTTCGCTCTGCACATGAGCGGCAACCGCGCCACGGCGGAAGAAGTCACGCAGGAGGTTTTTACGCTGCTGATCGCCAGCCCGCGGGATTACCGTCCGGACAAAGGCCCGGTGTCAGGATATCTGTTCGGGATCGCGCGCAACCTGACGCGGCGCGGCTTCCAGCGGCAGCAGTTCGACGTGCCGCTGGATGATGAAGATTCTCTGGAATCGGACCCAGCGTCGGCCAGCGACTTGAACGCGCTGGAAGAATTGACCCAGACGGAACTGCTGGAATGCCTGCGGCAGGCAGTGACGTCACTGCCCGAGCAATATCGCGAAGCAGTGGTGCTGTGCGACCTGGAAGAGATGAGTTACGCCGATGCCGGTGAGGCCCTGGGCTGTCCGGCGGGCACGGTGGCTTCACGGCTGCATCGGGCGCGGGCCATACTGAAGAACAAGTTAAGCAAGGCGAACCATAACGGAACAAAGTTGAGCAGCCAGCAATGCGCCAAATAGATCCAACTGAATCCGACGTCCGGCTCAAGGCAGCTTTGCGAAAGCTGGCAGCCGGCTCGCCAGGCGATGCCTCGGCGGAAACCGGGGCAGCTTTAGCAAGGGCTTTTCGTCACCGACACGCCCGGCGCAGGCAGGCGAGGATGGCGGCAGTCGTGGGGCTGGCCGCGTGTTTGGCTGTGAGCGCGGGGCTGCTGTTGAAGAAGTCGCCGCCGCCGACAACAGCGTCAACGCCTAACGCGACGGCGCCGGCAAAAACGACGCAGGCAGCGGGGGCGCAGACTATGGCCGCGTCGCCAACGATCCGCATAGCAGCGGACAACCCCGCGCCGAGCAGCAAGACTTCCCTTCCGCCCAAGCGCAGGCCGAAGGCGGCGGCGCAGAGCGCGAGCAATTTGGCCCAGCCAGCCGGTAACTTTTTCGCACTGCCCGCTTACAACGACACGGTACGCCTGCAAGACATGAACGTAGTCCGGGTTGAGATGCCAGGCAGCGCGTTGCGGCTGGTGGGAGCGCCGGTGAGCGCCGGAGCAGGAGAACGCCGCGTGCTGGCGGATTTTGTGGTCGGCCAGGACGGCACCCCTTACGCCGTCCGGCTGATTGCCGTAAGGAATACTCAATAGCTATCGGGTGATCGCCGTGATCGGGTGATCGACGTGATCGGAAACCAGGATTGCATAGGCATTAGACACCGCCGAAGCCGACGCTAACAACAGAACGCGTTGTTACCGGTTCGGGCACGACAGACGAAAAATCGAGCAATTCTCAAGGAGAGCTTTCAACATGAACAGATTCTTTCTCGCAGTTGCCATGGCGCTATTGATCGCTGGAACCGCGGCAGCCCAGGACCGCGTCAAAATCGAACAGCGCCAGAGCGCACCAGCCGACTCCAACCAGACCTTCAACAAGCGGGTTTTTGTGGTAGGAGAGCCTGGCCCGATGGCCTTAGCGCAAACCTGGGAGCGGCTTCCTGAAGGCAAGATAGCCTTCTTCTCGGCGGATTTTGCCGGCAACGGCGAGCCGGTCAAGGACGCGCCTTACTCCGCAACCGCGGTGACGGAGAGCACGCAGACGCTGGCGGACGGCAACCGCATCGTGAACAAGAGCTCAGTGTTCGTGGCCCGTGACAGCCAGGGCCGCACGCGTCGCGAGCAGACGATTGACCACCTGGGTCCGCTGAGCATGGAAGGCTCCAAGGTGGTGTTCATCAGCGATCCTGCGGCGCACACAGACTACATCCTCAATCCGGATGAACAGCGGGCGCGCATCGTGAAGCGGGACAACATGAAGGTCTTCACGCTTGATGGCGCTGGCAATGACAAAGCGGAGTCCGGAATCAAGGTAAAACTGCGGAGCGCCCTGGAGCAAGGCCTCAAGAAAGAACAGTGGGTGGAAAGCTCCAAGCAAGTGAAGCGTGAACAACTGGGCACGCAAGTGATGGACGGAGTGACCGTGGAGGGCACGCGCGAAACCGTGACCATCGCTGCCGGTCAAATTGGCAATGATCGCCCGATTGAGATCGTTTCAGAAAACTGGTACTCGCAAGACCTGCACGCGCTGGTGTTGCACAAGCACAGCGACCCGCGTTTCGGCGACACCGTGTTTCATCTTACCGACATCAAGCGGGGTGAACCGGATGCCAGCCTGTTCCAGGTGCCAGCCGGCTTCAAATCCACAACCGTCAACGAACCGACTGTGGAACTGCACCGTCGCGAGGCTCCAAAGGAATAGCCTCTTGCGTCCTTTGGTTGATGAGAGGCCGGGCCTTCTGGTCCGGCCTTGTTGTTTTCGGAGGACTGCGGTTTCAGGCTGAGTCGGAGGGCGCGCTTACCGCCGGTTGTCCGTCTGCGGTTCGGGATGGATCAGCACTTTGAACAGCTCCGGCGCCACTTGCTTGAAACGGATCTCCAGCGCGGTGGAAACGTCATGCACGCGGGAGAGCGGCAGGTCGTCGGCCATGGTGCAGTGGCAGGACATGTAGACGCGGTCGCGCACGCGCTTGATTTCCACTTCGTGCATGTCCACGACTTCAGGGAATTCTCTTACCACGGGCCGCAGCTTGTTCTCCAGCCGGGCGTCTGATTTGGGCTGGTCACCGGACTCGATGGTGGCCGGCTCGCTCTCAATGTGGGTAAGAATGGTGGAGATCTCCGGGATCTCGCCGCGGATCTCGGCTTCCAGCAGGGTCACGACGTCGTGCGCGCTCTTGAGGCTCAGGGACTCGTCAAGTTCCAGATGCTGTTCCACATGCAGCCGACCGCCCAGGTCTTGCACGCTGACGTCATGCACGTTGAAGTTGTTGCGCGCAGCCACGGCGCGGATACGGTCAAAGAGGTTTTCCTTTCCGGTCTCGCGCGGGACAGAGTGAATCACCACGTCGCAATCAGGAAGGAAGCTGTGGACGGCGTCCGAAATTTCTCTGACGGCTTGTCCGGAACGCTGGAAGGTCACGTTGCGGGCCAGGCCGACGGTGAGATCGGCAAAGTAGCGATTGCCGCCGCGGCGAATACGCACGCGCTCCACTTCAATCACGCCGTTGACCTTGAGCGCGGCGTCAATGATCTTGTTGCGGTAGCCGGCAGGCGCGGCGTCGAGCAAAGCGTCAATGGTCCGGCGGGCCAGGCGCCAGCTCACCTGCACGATTACCCCGGAGACGATCAGGGCGGCAATGGAATCGGCCTGCGCCAGCCAGCCCACGTGCCAGTAGCGTCCCGCCCACACCAGCCCCAGACCCACGGCGACCACGGCACTGGAAAACATGTCCGTATGGAAATGCAAGGCGTCGGCTTCCAGCGCCTGGCTGTCATATTTGTGGGCGATGTCATGCAGCTTGTGGGAACGCCAGTTGTCCACAATGATGGACGCTCCCAGGACTACGAAGGCGGTGACGCTGGGCTCAATGTGGGCGGCGTGGTGTCCGTTGAGGCGTTCAATGGCCTCCCAGATAATCCACAGGCAGGTCACCAGAAGCAGGCCGGTTTCCAGGAAGGCCGAAAAGTTCTCCACTTTGCCGTGGCCGTACTGGTGGTCGGCGTCGGCGGGCTTGTCAGAGACGCGCACGGAAAGCAGCGTGATGAAAGCAGCCACCAGGTCCAGCCCGGAGTGGGCCGCTTCTGACAGAATTCCCAAGCTGCCCGTGGTGAAGCCCAACACCACTTTGAGCACGGTGATGCCCAGCGCCGCCAACACGGAGTTCAGGGCCACGGTGCGCTTCTCTTCGCGCATGTGGTCCAGGACCAGATTCGGCTCTGGAGCGGTTACCGGCTTTTCTGTTTCTGCAACGGGCACGGCCTCCATTGTCTCAATATCCTTCATGACTTGCCACAAAAACCCGTATGTTAGGATTAAGTTCTTCCGCACTTCCTATCGCCCAAAAGGGGATGCACCAATGGTTCGAATCCTGTTGATTTGCCTGTTTGCGGCCGCCACGGGCCTGGTCCAGACCAGTCTTGCCCAAAGCAAAGGCACTGGGGCCAAAGCGGCTTCCAGCCCGGTGAGCCCGCAAAAGCCGGCCGCCCCTGCGCCGAAAGCTCCGGAAGCCGGCCCGCAAACCGCTCCCGCGCCGAATGAGCCCGTGATAACCATTCATGGGCTTTGCCAGGACGCCTCTGGGCCGAAAGAAGCCTGCACCATGACGGTCACCAAAGAACAGTTTGACAAGCTGGTGCAAGCGCTGAACCAGAACAATCAGGCCATTGACCCAGCCATGCGGCGCAACCTGGGCCAGGCCTACGTGGATTTGCTGGTGCGCGCCGACGCGGGTGAGAAGGCGGGTATCGAAAAGACGGAAACGTATCGCGAAGTAATGCAGTTGATGCGTTTGCGCACGCTGAGCGACCTCTATCAACGCTCCCTGGAACAGCAATTTGGCAATCCTCCGCCGGAGGAAGTAGCGGCCTACTACGAGGCCCATCGCGCCGACTACGAGCAACTGAAACTCCAGCGCGTTTACATCCCCAAGATTGATCCTTCAGGCAAGCTGACTTCCCTGGAGCAGCAAGCGGCGTTTGCACAAAAGGCCGAGGAGGTGGCCGCGGAGGCGGAGGCCCGCATCGCCAAAGGCGACGCTCCCGAGCAGGTGCAGAAAGACAGTTACAGCGCGCTGGGAATTTCCTCGGCGCCGCCCAGCACGGGCATGGGCGCCTCCCGCCGTGGCGCGCTGCCGGCCGCCGACGAGCAACATCTACTTGCCTTGAAGGATGGTGGCGCATACAAAGCCCAGCAGGCCAACACTTTCTTGATCTACCGATTGGACGGCCGGCAAACCATACCGCTGGAAAGCGTAAAAGGTGAAATAGCACGCACGATCTTTCGCGGCAAATTGGACGCCAAGATGAAGGAGATCAATTCTTCCGTCCACGCCGACTTTAATGAAGCATATTTCGGACCGCCATCAACTGGCGTAGCGCCATTGAATCCACCGGTAAAACCGTAACACGCGGGCCGCCCATGGTCGGACGCAACGGGTGGCGTTGTCAGATAGCGCGCACGTGGTGGATCAGGTCCGGAATCGCGCTGGAAGCATCAAAGCTTTTCTGCCCAGCCAATACTACGGAGGAAACCCGCGAAAACGAACGGCACGCATCCAGAAAATGCAGCCCGCACAGCGACACGGTCCGCTCGGCGTCAGGCGATTGCACAACCAGAACACGATAAGCCACGCGCTCGCAGTTTCCGTGCTGGCAATGAGAGCTGGCGTTTTTCGGGGCCGTCCACGGCTTGTGGTAGCTTTTCACTTCTTCGTCGTCTTGCAACGTGAACACGGGGTCGATCCTTTCTTTTGGGGGACAATCCCCACAACTTTCATGCTCCTCATTAAACCCCGCGTCTCAATCCTGCGCAGTGACCTTAATCACACCTGCATGATGACAAAGCCGATGCGGACCTCCCCAAGGCCTCCCCCCATGCCTGGTATGGCCTTGTGGTACGATGACTTGCTTCCCTGTCGCACTTATCATCTCTACATGGCTTCCAAGACGACAGTCCTCATCACCGGCGTCTCAGGCAATCTGGGACTGCGTCTGCTCAAGCAGCTTCCCGACTTCCAGGTCATCGGCGTTGACGTGCGGGAACCGGAAGCGCCCAACGCTCTGTTCCGCTTTGAGAAAGTTGACTTCGCGGAAGAGCGCTCGTGCGACCAGCTTCTGGACCTGATGCGCGCCTACCGTCCGGAAGCCGTGGTGCACCTGGCGTTCGTCGTTGACCCGCTGCGCACCGGCATCACCAATCGCAAACATATGTGGAACGTGAACGTGGCCGGCACCAGCCGCGTCACTGAAGCCATTGCCGAACACAACCGCATGGTCGGCGGGATTGATAAGTTCATCTTTCCCAGCAGCAGCCTGGTGTACGGCCCCGATCTGGCCAAGCCGGTGACGGAAGACGCGCCGCTCGCCGCCCAGAGCCTGCCTTACGCGCTGCACCAGCAAGAAGCCGACCAGACCGTCCAGGCGCGGGCCAAAGGCATGCGCAAATGCAAAACGTACATTCTGCGCCCGGCCGTGTATGCCGGCGCCACGGTGCAGAACTACCAGCTCGGCGTGCTGCGCGGCGTCCCCGGAGGCAAAGGCCGGCTGGGGGAACGCATGCGCCGGCGCGGCGTCCGCCTGCCGTTGCTGCTGCCTTCGCGCGGCAACTACCTGGAGCACAAATTCCAGTTCGTCCACGTGGACGACGTGGCCCGCCTCATCGCGCACATTCTCCATCGCA
This genomic interval from Terriglobia bacterium contains the following:
- a CDS encoding OsmC family protein; protein product: MVEAKVVEAKAKWLDGERFVVAGSSGHAVVIDSDRQSNTAPGPMELVLSALCSCTATDVVSILRKKREPFTALEVRAEAERAPSPPTVYTSIKLIFTVTGQVSRKAVEDAVRLSEEKYCSVAAMLRSTARITTEIRLHEAVARAEK
- a CDS encoding RNA polymerase sigma factor; translated protein: MAETPRDDQELLRQLAKGNEAAFREMYERYQGRIFRFALHMSGNRATAEEVTQEVFTLLIASPRDYRPDKGPVSGYLFGIARNLTRRGFQRQQFDVPLDDEDSLESDPASASDLNALEELTQTELLECLRQAVTSLPEQYREAVVLCDLEEMSYADAGEALGCPAGTVASRLHRARAILKNKLSKANHNGTKLSSQQCAK
- a CDS encoding cation-efflux pump, giving the protein MREEKRTVALNSVLAALGITVLKVVLGFTTGSLGILSEAAHSGLDLVAAFITLLSVRVSDKPADADHQYGHGKVENFSAFLETGLLLVTCLWIIWEAIERLNGHHAAHIEPSVTAFVVLGASIIVDNWRSHKLHDIAHKYDSQALEADALHFHTDMFSSAVVAVGLGLVWAGRYWHVGWLAQADSIAALIVSGVIVQVSWRLARRTIDALLDAAPAGYRNKIIDAALKVNGVIEVERVRIRRGGNRYFADLTVGLARNVTFQRSGQAVREISDAVHSFLPDCDVVIHSVPRETGKENLFDRIRAVAARNNFNVHDVSVQDLGGRLHVEQHLELDESLSLKSAHDVVTLLEAEIRGEIPEISTILTHIESEPATIESGDQPKSDARLENKLRPVVREFPEVVDMHEVEIKRVRDRVYMSCHCTMADDLPLSRVHDVSTALEIRFKQVAPELFKVLIHPEPQTDNRR
- a CDS encoding NAD-dependent epimerase/dehydratase family protein, with the translated sequence MASKTTVLITGVSGNLGLRLLKQLPDFQVIGVDVREPEAPNALFRFEKVDFAEERSCDQLLDLMRAYRPEAVVHLAFVVDPLRTGITNRKHMWNVNVAGTSRVTEAIAEHNRMVGGIDKFIFPSSSLVYGPDLAKPVTEDAPLAAQSLPYALHQQEADQTVQARAKGMRKCKTYILRPAVYAGATVQNYQLGVLRGVPGGKGRLGERMRRRGVRLPLLLPSRGNYLEHKFQFVHVDDVARLIAHILHRKEADPRLTTLNVAGRGDPLSLRRCIEIAKIEVKRVPTKALCRQTVRFLWNLGVSDIPPEAVPYMLGSSAMDTAKMRVFLGEHYRQVITYTCEEALQESFKPVKVEAGEKVKV